A genomic segment from Clostridium pasteurianum BC1 encodes:
- a CDS encoding PTS sugar transporter subunit IIB, with product MIVALRVDDRLIHGQVALTWSKELKVQGIVVANDASAQDEMQKMTLKMAVPNNIKLLVKSVDDAIGVVNNPKAAKMRILLLTRTIKDALKIRESTENIEYINIGNVGRFDGVDASEKTMVSSTVMLTKDEIDSLKKLIEIDPNTSLQVVPSEERKPMKDIIKKLNL from the coding sequence ATGATAGTAGCATTAAGAGTAGATGATAGATTAATACATGGACAGGTCGCATTGACATGGTCAAAAGAATTAAAGGTTCAAGGAATTGTTGTAGCAAACGATGCATCAGCACAAGATGAAATGCAAAAGATGACATTAAAAATGGCAGTACCCAATAATATAAAATTGCTTGTAAAGTCTGTGGATGATGCAATAGGTGTAGTTAATAATCCTAAAGCAGCAAAAATGAGAATTTTACTGTTAACTAGAACTATCAAAGATGCCTTAAAAATTCGTGAAAGTACGGAAAATATAGAATATATTAATATAGGTAATGTGGGAAGATTTGATGGAGTTGATGCATCTGAAAAAACAATGGTAAGTTCAACTGTTATGCTTACAAAGGATGAAATCGATTCCCTGAAAAAGCTAATTGAGATTGATCCAAACACTAGTTTACAGGTGGTTCCTTCTGAAGAACGGAAACCAATGAAAGATATTATTAAAAAGCTGAATTTATAA
- a CDS encoding PTS system mannose/fructose/sorbose family transporter subunit IID — protein MSNLTKEIPKEERKLLNKMFWRSFTLYSSVSPAKQGGSGFCYSLMPFINKFYTDSKDRKEALARHMSYFSATIPLSTFIMGLTASMEKENSMRKDFDTTSINAVKSSLMGPISGIGDSIFWGVIRVIAAGVAVSMGQSGNVLAPIIFLLLFNIPAIVIKYYATFLGYSLGSKYIEKLYASGLINILTKAASIVGLIMVGGMTSQMVIFKTTVQFKMGGTSVLNLQNMLDQIFIGIIPLAITLICFYLMRNKKVSINILLIGVIILGILLSALGIA, from the coding sequence ATGAGTAATTTAACTAAAGAAATTCCAAAAGAAGAAAGAAAATTGCTTAATAAAATGTTTTGGAGGTCCTTTACTTTATATTCTTCTGTAAGTCCTGCAAAGCAAGGTGGTTCAGGTTTTTGCTATTCATTAATGCCATTTATTAATAAGTTTTATACTGATTCAAAAGATAGAAAAGAGGCATTAGCACGACATATGTCATATTTTAGTGCAACAATTCCATTATCTACATTTATAATGGGTCTGACAGCTTCAATGGAAAAGGAAAACAGTATGCGTAAAGACTTTGATACCACATCCATTAATGCAGTAAAGTCCAGCTTAATGGGACCGATTTCAGGTATTGGAGATTCTATCTTTTGGGGAGTTATTAGGGTCATTGCAGCTGGCGTTGCTGTTAGTATGGGCCAATCTGGAAATGTTCTTGCACCAATTATATTCCTACTACTTTTCAATATTCCAGCTATTGTTATAAAATATTATGCAACATTTTTAGGCTATAGTTTAGGGTCAAAATATATAGAAAAATTATATGCCAGTGGATTAATTAATATACTAACTAAAGCTGCCAGCATTGTTGGTTTAATTATGGTAGGCGGTATGACTAGCCAAATGGTAATATTTAAGACTACGGTCCAATTTAAAATGGGCGGTACTTCAGTGCTTAACTTGCAAAATATGTTAGATCAGATATTCATAGGCATCATACCATTAGCAATAACTTTAATTTGTTTTTATCTGATGAGAAATAAAAAAGTTAGTATAAATATTCTATTAATCGGTGTTATTATATTGGGAATTTTACTTTCAGCATTGGGTATTGCATAA
- a CDS encoding alpha-glucosidase, producing MIKKWWQDSIVYQIYPKSFQDSNGDGIGDIKGIIDRLDYLKDLGINVIWICPIYKSPMVDHGYDISNYYDIDPSFGNMDDMELLLKEAEKRDIKILMDLVINHTSDKHIWFQKALEDLDSKYADYYIIKEGKDGTPPNNWRSIFGGSAWERIGDTNKYYLHLFTKGQPDLNWENEELRNELYKMVNYWLKKGLAGFRIDAIAHIKKDFSYVNLPADAPDGLVGAWEYHRNVKGIEVFLDELNEKTFKIYGSMTVGETDVKEVDRLVDFIGENGCFSTVFDFCHTLYHVNDEEWKDKPVEMLKEIRDKLFEKQLGSVKYGFLSNFIENHDLPRAANRFIPEKEVGFYSESMLATMYFFLRGIPFIYQGQEIGMTDFPKKSIDEFLDLATHQNYKTYLGKGLTEEEALKRINVECREHSRTPLQWSDDENAGFTTGTPWFEINPNYKHINIKEQEDKENSLLTYYKRLIKLRKSKDYKEVLIYGDTIPIFEQYDGVIAYERRNEKQRILIINNCVNKSSTIKFKENIKNVLLNNYKEIILDKESLELRLYQSIVLEINN from the coding sequence ATGATAAAAAAATGGTGGCAGGATTCCATAGTATATCAAATTTATCCTAAAAGTTTTCAGGATTCAAATGGAGATGGGATTGGTGATATAAAGGGAATTATAGATCGTTTAGATTATTTGAAAGATTTGGGTATTAACGTTATTTGGATTTGTCCAATATACAAGTCACCTATGGTAGATCACGGATACGATATTTCAAATTACTATGATATTGATCCTTCCTTTGGAAACATGGATGATATGGAACTTCTTTTAAAAGAAGCAGAAAAAAGAGATATTAAGATTTTAATGGATCTTGTAATTAATCATACTTCAGATAAGCATATCTGGTTTCAGAAAGCCCTGGAAGATTTGGATAGCAAATATGCAGATTATTATATAATAAAAGAAGGAAAAGATGGTACCCCTCCGAATAACTGGCGTTCCATTTTTGGAGGAAGTGCATGGGAGAGAATTGGAGATACAAATAAATACTACTTGCATTTATTTACTAAGGGGCAGCCAGATTTAAACTGGGAAAATGAAGAGCTGCGTAATGAATTATATAAAATGGTGAATTACTGGCTAAAAAAGGGTTTAGCTGGATTTAGAATAGATGCAATCGCCCATATTAAGAAAGACTTTTCTTATGTTAATTTACCTGCTGATGCTCCAGATGGCTTAGTAGGTGCTTGGGAATACCATAGAAATGTAAAGGGAATTGAAGTGTTTTTAGATGAATTAAACGAAAAGACATTCAAAATCTATGGCAGCATGACAGTAGGCGAAACAGATGTAAAAGAAGTAGATAGACTGGTAGATTTCATTGGAGAAAATGGATGCTTTTCCACAGTTTTTGACTTTTGTCATACACTTTATCATGTAAATGATGAGGAGTGGAAAGATAAGCCTGTAGAAATGTTGAAGGAAATAAGGGATAAGCTATTTGAAAAGCAACTGGGATCAGTTAAATATGGGTTTTTATCTAATTTCATTGAGAATCATGATTTGCCTAGAGCAGCAAATAGATTCATACCGGAGAAAGAAGTTGGTTTTTATAGTGAATCAATGTTAGCAACTATGTATTTTTTCTTAAGAGGTATTCCTTTTATCTATCAAGGACAGGAAATTGGCATGACAGATTTTCCTAAAAAATCCATAGATGAATTTTTAGATTTAGCTACACATCAAAATTATAAAACATATTTAGGTAAAGGATTAACAGAAGAGGAAGCTTTAAAGAGAATAAATGTGGAATGCAGAGAACACAGTAGAACTCCTCTTCAATGGAGCGATGACGAAAATGCAGGATTTACCACTGGAACTCCATGGTTTGAAATAAATCCAAATTATAAACACATTAATATTAAAGAACAAGAAGATAAAGAAAATTCTTTATTGACTTATTACAAGAGATTAATAAAACTGCGTAAAAGTAAAGACTATAAAGAAGTTTTAATTTATGGAGATACTATTCCAATATTTGAACAATATGATGGAGTAATTGCATATGAAAGAAGAAATGAGAAACAAAGAATACTAATTATAAATAATTGTGTTAATAAGTCTTCTACTATAAAATTTAAAGAGAATATAAAAAATGTATTATTGAACAATTATAAGGAAATTATACTTGATAAAGAAAGCTTGGAATTACGTCTATATCAATCTATTGTTTTAGAAATTAATAACTAA
- a CDS encoding PTS mannose/fructose/sorbose/N-acetylgalactosamine transporter subunit IIC, producing MLVQAILVALAVFVCVGGAELAGLTMLNRPIVIGPLVGLLLGDLHTGVLIGAALEAVFMGVVNIGGAQAAEPGIATAVGAAFAIMLGGGSEVALTLAIPIGILGLQIKNLLFIFLVGFFAPVFDKLAANGEERKIVTLHFGLWTVNWFLYSLVAFFGILVGSNAVQALLNSIPHFILNGLTICGNLLPAVGMAMLLKLLWNNKIAVFYFLGFVVVAYFKLPLVALAALGIILAIVIASNDYNLSQLAKAGVNQNTQLSDSEEEDFFDE from the coding sequence ATGTTAGTACAGGCTATTTTAGTAGCACTTGCTGTTTTTGTATGTGTTGGAGGTGCTGAATTAGCAGGACTTACTATGCTTAACAGACCAATTGTCATAGGTCCTTTAGTAGGATTGCTGCTTGGGGATTTGCATACAGGAGTTTTAATAGGAGCAGCACTTGAAGCAGTATTTATGGGAGTAGTTAACATTGGTGGTGCACAGGCTGCTGAACCAGGTATTGCTACAGCTGTAGGTGCAGCATTTGCAATTATGCTAGGTGGCGGATCAGAGGTTGCTTTAACCTTAGCTATACCAATTGGTATTTTAGGACTTCAAATTAAAAATCTTTTATTTATTTTCTTAGTAGGTTTTTTTGCACCAGTTTTTGATAAACTTGCAGCAAATGGAGAAGAACGCAAGATAGTAACCTTGCATTTTGGACTTTGGACTGTTAACTGGTTTTTATATTCACTAGTTGCTTTCTTTGGTATTCTTGTAGGATCTAATGCTGTTCAGGCTTTGCTAAACTCAATTCCTCATTTTATATTGAATGGATTGACAATCTGCGGGAATTTATTACCTGCTGTTGGTATGGCAATGTTGTTAAAACTTCTCTGGAATAATAAAATAGCTGTTTTTTATTTCTTAGGATTTGTAGTGGTTGCATACTTTAAACTGCCACTAGTAGCACTTGCAGCTCTAGGTATAATACTTGCAATTGTTATTGCATCTAATGATTATAACTTGAGCCAATTAGCTAAAGCTGGTGTTAATCAAAATACTCAGTTAAGTGATAGTGAAGAGGAGGATTTTTTCGATGAGTAA
- a CDS encoding PTS sugar transporter subunit IIA, giving the protein MKKILIATHGTLASGAKSTIELLVGRMADITCINAYVDKEGEDVNDSIAKFFDSIKPEEEVFVFTDILGGSVNQKIVAYASKLDVFIVSGFNLPVILTVIMETELVTKERLSEIIEESRSQMNLVEVNVNDKSDEDFLEG; this is encoded by the coding sequence GTGAAAAAGATATTAATTGCAACTCATGGAACTTTAGCTAGTGGTGCTAAAAGCACCATTGAACTTTTAGTAGGTAGAATGGCAGATATTACATGTATCAATGCCTATGTTGATAAAGAGGGTGAGGATGTAAACGACAGCATTGCAAAATTTTTCGACAGCATTAAACCAGAAGAAGAGGTGTTTGTTTTTACTGATATTCTAGGTGGCAGTGTTAATCAAAAAATTGTAGCATATGCATCAAAATTAGATGTATTCATTGTCTCTGGTTTTAATCTTCCTGTTATCTTAACAGTAATAATGGAGACAGAATTAGTAACTAAAGAGAGACTAAGTGAGATTATTGAAGAAAGCCGAAGTCAGATGAATTTAGTGGAAGTTAATGTAAACGATAAAAGTGATGAAGATTTTTTAGAAGGATAA